Within Nocardia terpenica, the genomic segment TGGTGTCCTCGACCGCCTTCGCGGTCACCGCCCCGCACACCTGCTGGAACCGCACGGCCGCCTCGCCGCCCGCCGCCAGCGCCGCCACCAGGACCGACAGCGGGACGGTCAATTCGCTGCTGCGCTTGGCGACCTCGGCCACCACCGCCCCGAGCATGCCCACCAGCGGCGTGTAGTCGATGCGGTACACCGGCATGAACGACAGCACCTCGATGGTGGCGTTGGTCAGCGCCTTGTCGCTCAGCGGCGCGGCGTCGAATCCGTCGATTCCTGCGTCGCGCTTGATCGCCGCCACCAGCCGCCGCACCTCGGGCACCAGCAGCTTCTCCGCCACCGCGCGCTTGATGCGGTGCTCGGTGTCGCACACCCACGCGCGGTCGCTGCCGTGGCCGAGGACGCGCCGCGACAGCTCGGTGAGCGCCGATTCGCCCGCGGGATCGATGAAGACGCCGCCGAAGTCGGCGAGCGCGTCGTAGCCGGTGGTGCCGTCGACCGGCAGGGTGGCGTCCAGCGGTTCGCGGTTGGACAGGATCTTCTCCACCAGCAGCAGCCGATTCGGGCCGAGGATGCGGCGCAGCCGCGCCAGATACTCGGCGGGCCGGGCCAATCCGTCGGGGTGGTCGACCCGCACGCCGTCGATGAGGTCGTGTTCGCACCAGGCGGCGAGCTCGCGGTGGGTGAGCTCGAACACCGCCGGATCCTCCTGCCGGATGGCCGCCAGGCTCGACACCGCGAAGAACCGCCGGTAGGTGCACACCCCGGCCTTCCAGCCGACCAGCCGGTAGTGCTGCTTGTCGTGGATGCGCAGCGCGTTCTCGCCGTCGTCGGTGCCCGGCGCGATCGGGAAGCGCAGATCGTGCAGGGCCAGCATGGGTTCCGGGCCGCCGCGGTCCACCGTGAGGGCCGCCGGATCGTTGACGTTCTGCAGCACCGGCAGCGCCAGCCGCCCGCCCGCGCCGTTGTTGGGGCTCCAGTCGATGTCGAAGAAGTGCGCGAACTGCGACTGCTTGCCGTTGCGCAGCACATCCCACCACCACGGATTGTGGCGCGGGTCGGCCACGCCCACGTGATTGGGCACCAGGTCCACGATCAGGCCCATGCCGCGGCCGCGCACCTCGTCCGACAGCGCCTTGAGCCCGGCCGGGCCGCCCAGCGCCGCGGACACCGTGGTCGGGTCGGTGACGTCGTAGCCGTGCGTGGAGCCGGGCATGGCGGTCATGATCGGCGACAGGTACAGGTGCGAGATGCCCAGCTGCTGCAGGTATTCCGCGATCGCCCGCGCGTCGGCGAAGGTCAGCGCGTCCGGGCGCAGCTGCAACCGGTAGGTGCTGCGGACCGCGATGCGGCGGGCGATCGGGCCGGTGTGGGTGTCGGGCGCGGAGGTCTCTGTCATCTCGGTTTCGATCATGTGGTTCGTCGGAGCACGAGCAGGCAGCGAGCGGGGACACCGACGGTGGCGGTGGCCGGGTACCGGGCGTCGGCCGCACCGGTCGGGGTCGAGCAGTCCAGGACCACCGACCAGGCCACGGCGAAATCGGAGCCGGGGAGGGTGAAGTCGATCGGGGCGTCGTGGGCATTGAAGCACAGCAGGAACGAGTCGTCGGTGACGCGTTCCCCGCGCGGGCCCGGCTCGGCGATGGCGTCGCCGTTGAGGAACACCGCCAGGGAGCGGCCGAAGCCGGAGTCCCAGTCCGCGGCCGTCATCTCCTCGCCGGCCGGGGTGAGCCAGGCGATGTCGCCGGGGCGGTCGTGGTCGGGGGTGGGGCGGCCGTCGAAGAAGCGGCGGCGGCGGAACACCGGATGCGCGGCGCGCAGCGCGAACGCGGCGCGGGTGAACTCCACCAGATCCGAATTCTTCTGCGACAGCGACCAATCCATCCACGACAGCGGCGAGTCCTGGCAGTAGGCGTTGTTGTTGCCCCGCTGGCTGCGACCCATCTCGTCGCCGTGCAGCAGCATCGGGGTGCCCTGCGACAGCGCCAGGGTGGCGATCATGTTGCGGCTCTGCCGTTCTCGCAGCGCCACGACCGCCGGATCGTCGGTGGGGCCCTCCACGCCGCAGTTCCACGATCGGTTGTAGTTCTCCCCGTCGCGGTTGTCCTCGCCGTTGTCCTCGTTGTGTTTGTCGTTGTAGGACACCAGGTCCCGCAGCGTGAAGCCGTCGTGGGCGGTGACGAAGTTGATGCTCGCGCTGGGGCGGCGGCCGGTGGCCTCGTACAGGTCCGAGGAGCCGGTGAGCCGGGAGGCGAACTCGCCCAGCGTGGCCGGTTCGCCGCGCCAGTAGTCGCGCACCGTGTCGCGGTACTTGCCGTTCCACTCGGTCCACAGGCCGGGGAAGTTGCCGACCTGATAGCCGCCCTCGCCGACGTCCCACGGCTCGGCGATCAGCTTCACCTGGCTCACCACCGGGTCCTGCTGCACCAGGTCGAAGAAGGTGGAAAGCCGGTCCACGTCGTGCAATTCGCGG encodes:
- the treY gene encoding malto-oligosyltrehalose synthase, producing MTETSAPDTHTGPIARRIAVRSTYRLQLRPDALTFADARAIAEYLQQLGISHLYLSPIMTAMPGSTHGYDVTDPTTVSAALGGPAGLKALSDEVRGRGMGLIVDLVPNHVGVADPRHNPWWWDVLRNGKQSQFAHFFDIDWSPNNGAGGRLALPVLQNVNDPAALTVDRGGPEPMLALHDLRFPIAPGTDDGENALRIHDKQHYRLVGWKAGVCTYRRFFAVSSLAAIRQEDPAVFELTHRELAAWCEHDLIDGVRVDHPDGLARPAEYLARLRRILGPNRLLLVEKILSNREPLDATLPVDGTTGYDALADFGGVFIDPAGESALTELSRRVLGHGSDRAWVCDTEHRIKRAVAEKLLVPEVRRLVAAIKRDAGIDGFDAAPLSDKALTNATIEVLSFMPVYRIDYTPLVGMLGAVVAEVAKRSSELTVPLSVLVAALAAGGEAAVRFQQVCGAVTAKAVEDTMFYQAARLVSLQEVGGNPDRFGHSLLDFHLANAERAQRWPATMTTLSTHDTKRGEDVRARIGVLSQVADTWADAVAAWNDITPPPDAGTALFLLQNMFGVWPADGRSAAAAPGLRERLHAFAEKAVREAGIRSSWEEPDLDFEAELHRWLDAVVDGPVGAELTELVTRLAPHAWSDALGQKLLQLCAPGIPDLYQGSELWEDALVDPDNRRPVDFGHRLGMLQSLTGTPELDATGAAKMWIVAYALWLRRERPDCFVGGAYLPLFATGDQARRVICYARGRIGEPPQVIVAATRHSVALADTGWSDTAVDLPSGTWTDRLTGHTFQGHARMEKLFARLPVALLVR
- the glgX gene encoding glycogen debranching protein GlgX, encoding MVLPNEHGDVTPLGVWPGTAYPLGATYDGAGTNFSVFSEVAERVEVCLIGRTGAETRVPLEEVDGYVWHAYVPTIAPGQRYGFRVHGPYDPDRGLRCDPGKLLLDPYGKAFAGRFDDDPSLYTYGRDSLGHTMTGVVINPFFDWADDRAPKRPYHETVIYEAHVKGMTMTHPLVPRELRGTYAGIAHPAIVDHLKSLGVTAIELMPVHQFLHDNLLLARGLRNYWGYNSFGYLAPHQDYAADTRDGAAVTEFKAMVRALHAEGIEVILDVVYNHTGEGNHLGPTVAFRGIDNAAYYRLVEDDPSHYMDYTGTGNSLNVRHPHTLQLIMDSLRYWIVDMHVDGFRFDLAATLARELHDVDRLSTFFDLVQQDPVVSQVKLIAEPWDVGEGGYQVGNFPGLWTEWNGKYRDTVRDYWRGEPATLGEFASRLTGSSDLYEATGRRPSASINFVTAHDGFTLRDLVSYNDKHNEDNGEDNRDGENYNRSWNCGVEGPTDDPAVVALRERQSRNMIATLALSQGTPMLLHGDEMGRSQRGNNNAYCQDSPLSWMDWSLSQKNSDLVEFTRAAFALRAAHPVFRRRRFFDGRPTPDHDRPGDIAWLTPAGEEMTAADWDSGFGRSLAVFLNGDAIAEPGPRGERVTDDSFLLCFNAHDAPIDFTLPGSDFAVAWSVVLDCSTPTGAADARYPATATVGVPARCLLVLRRTT